The following DNA comes from Flavobacterium sp. N3904.
ATTTGATATGTACAATATGGAATATAAACAAAAATGAAAACTATAACGGCAAAAGAAGCCCGAACCGCTAACACACGCTACAAGCAATTTGGGCATTTGGCTTAATGGAAAAATTGGTCTTGTCTTTGGAAGATTTGGCAAATCCGAAAATAGGGCTTAATTTAGTCCCAAACTACTTGTAGCGCGGGAACGTTACCAGCTATATTCAATGATGACAAATCCTGAAATAGGTTGACTAAAAATTAAACACTTTTAGTAAACTATGGAACCCACAAAAAAAGGACACTGTCCAAAAATTGAGTACAAAAAAATCGGTTTTGACTTAAAACTTTCCATCATTGACCAAATTTCAAACGGTCAAATTTCCCTAAATCATGCTTCTAAGTTGCATGGAATTTCTCGGTCTTCAATAACGTATTGGATGAAAAAATTGCGTTCCTTTGAGCAAAACTCCAAAACTATGAGCAAGAATCAAGAACTAAAAAAACTTAAAGAGCGTATCGAAGAATTGGAATTCATTAAAGACTTTCAACAAATGATAATTGCTGATTTTGAAGTAAGTACTAATCTTGATTTTGCAAAAAAGTCATTGCCCGAAGCATTGCTAAAAGAAGTGGAGAAAAAGAAAAAAGACCTTTTAAAATCAAATGGTTCTCCAGGTGCTTCGGAATAAGCTCCCAGGCTTATTACAAACGAATTAACAAACAGAAAATTGAGGATTTAGAGAGTCTAAAAATCAAAAAACTCATTACTCCCATTCGCCAAAAAATGGCTCGATATGGTGCCAAAAAACTATACCTTGATCTGAAAGATGATTTTGAAAAAAATGACATAAAAATGGGTAGAGACAAGTTCATGCATTTTTTAAAATATCATAATTTATTAATACGAAAAACAAAGCTTTATCACATTACAACCGATTCTAAACATGGGTTTTATAAGTCAAAAGACTTACTTGTTAACCTTGAAATAAAACATGCGGAACAGGTCTTTGTAAGTGATATAACTTATATTAAACTTGCCTCTCAGCATGCCTATTTAGCCTTAGTTACGGACGTTTATTCAAAGAAAATTATGGGTTATAAATTGATACAAATATGCGCGTACAACTGGTCAAAGATGCTTTAGAAATGGCTGTTAAAAGCAGACGATACAAGCATGAAAATTTAATCCATCATTCCGATAGAGGGATGCAATATTGTTGTCCAGATTTTGCTGAATTTGCTAAATCTAAGAACATTATTTTAAGTACAACACAAAATTCAAGCCCATATGAAAATGCAGTTGCAGAAAGAATTAATGGAATATTAAAACATGAATTTGGTCTAAATAAAACAATTCCTGACTTAAAAACAGCTCAAAAAATGGTTAAACAAGCAATAGAAATTTATAACAACGAACGTAGACATTGCTCTTTGGGAATGAAAACACCTGAATTTGCACATGTGAATCAAATTCACAAATACAAATCCTATAAGAAGAATAAAATCGCTATTTTAGTTGCGTAGTAATGTTGACAAGTTTGGAAAAAAATCCCCTCAAAGATTTTTTCTAAACTTATCAATATTACGGCTACAATCACCTATTTTTGAAATTATAAAACAACCAAAAATAGTCAACCTATATCAGGACAAGACATCACCACGTTAAAAATCGATCTTTAATAAAAAAGCAAAATAAATGTTGTACTTTTGTGCAACATTTATAATTTTATGGAGTGGAAGAAAAAAGAAAAACTAGAACAATAATATTTTACAAAGATTACTTTGAAGAATTCTTTGTGAAGCAAAGGGAAAAAGTAAGAGCCAAAATAATTTGGACTTTTGACTTGATAGAGGAAGTTGACAAAGTACCTGAAACGTATCTTAAACATATTGAAAGCACGGACGGGCTTTACGAAATTAGAATTCAACAATCGAGCGATATTTTTAGAATATTTTGCTTTTTTGACAAAGGAAAAATTGTGGTCTTAGCAAATGGTTTTCAAAAGAAAACGCAAAAGACACCGAAAAAAGAAATTGAAAAGGCTCTTAAAATAATGGAGGAATATAAAAATGAAAAATAACAACATAAAAACGCTATCAGAGTTTAAGGATAAACACTATGGCAAAGTAGGAACCACAGAACGTGACCAATTAGATTCGGGTTACGAACAGTTTAAACTTGGTGTTTTAATACACGAAGCACGACTTGAAAAAGGAATGACACAAGAACAACTCGCAATAAAATGTGGCACTACTAAGTCATATATTTCAAGAATTGAAAACAATGTAAAAGAGGTGCGTTTATCAACATTGCAAAAAATTGTTGAACTTGGATTGGGTGGACATTTGGAACTTTCAATAAAGCTTTAAAAGCCACAGCCCATAACACACGCTACAAGCAATTTGGGTTTTAGGCTTAATGGAAGGTTGGTTTTGTATTTGGGATGATTTGGCAAATCCGAAAATAGGGCTTAATTTAGTCCCAAACCCGCTGATTACTATGGAATTACCAAATAAAAATTCGTAAAAAAAGCCATTTATTTTTTGCGAATAATTAATAACTTTGGTTTAGGAAAAACAAAAAAATCTTGCGAAGGGGAAGAGCATTTTTTTCTCTTTCCTTTCAAAAGAAATTTTATTTAATGTTTTTTTTACGCTACTTGTCTTTTTTCAAACATTTTGTTTTCTCTTATGCATGCACATACTCTATGTACAAGTTTGTTCCTAACATTGTTTATGATAAGCATCTTGTTTTTAACTTCTTCCACCTTTCGATTAAAATAATTTTTTAATTCAGGATCGCTGGTAATTGCTGACAAGGCACACATATGAAGCTGTTTTTTTAATTTTTTGTTAGCCACATAATGGACTTTTGGTTTTGAGCGAATACTTTTCCCCGAGGTATGTTCAAAAGGTACAACACCTGCATAACAAGCCAGTTGGCGAGGAGTTGTATACATTGTAAATTCGTTTGTAAAACAAATCAAAAACAAAGCCGTTACTTTTCCGATGCCAATAACAGATGAGACAAGAGTGAAAATTCTAGAAATATTTTCATCCTCATTTATTGTTTTGTCCAATTGTTTTTCAATGTTTTTTAGATCCAAATCAATTCCCTTGATGGTGCTTTTCTGTAGTTTTTCAGAGAGTCTGGCTACTTCCAAATCAAAGGCTTTGAGTTCTTTTACATTTCGCAACAAAGAAGCTTTTGTTGCAACTAATTTTTCCCGCAGGGACAAAAGATTTCTCATTTTGTTGATTTCCATTCTGGGAGCATTAAAAATAACTGCTTCCTCCACATTTTTCATGGCATAAAAAGCAATTCTTTGGGCATCAACTTTGTCGTTTTTGCCTCTTTGAACCCCAATGCTGCGAATAATTTTCAGTGACATTTCGACCCAAAGTGAGAACTTTTCAATCATTAGACATTTGATTATTAACTTACCGTACATTCCTGTGTGTTCTAAACAAACAAGTGTGTTTTCAAACGTCGAACCTTGTTCCTTGAGCCATTTGCAAAGGGACTTGATTCCTTTGTAATCATTTACAAACTGGCTGTGAATTGATTTTTCTTTATTTCTATCCAAAATTACTACGGCATCAAAATATTCTTTTGACACATCAACACCTAAAAAATGTTTAAATTTGCTCATAAGAAAAGATTTTAAGGATTAGCAACCAAATTATTGAACACACTCGTAACCTTGATAATAGGCCTTAAAACCTGAATTACTATTTGATACTTGCTCAATATAAACTGACAAAGTCCTAATCAGCGGATAAGTCTAAAAACTTTGTAGTACCAATGGTGTACTTTGTCAGTTTGGTTATTAATTTAAATTTACGAATAATTTATTATGCAAATCTAAAGTTAGTGCCAAGACGTTAGCAGTAACTTTTGCGCAAAAAATCGAAAAAATTTGACTTTAATACCAATTATTGGTATATTTGGTAAAAATAAAAAATATGGCACGGAATACATCAATATTATTAGGAGACTATTTTGAAAACTTTATTAATGAACAAATTTCTACAGGAAAATATAGTTCAGTAAGTGAAGTTGTTAGAACTGCTTTAAGAGTTTTTGAGCAAGAAGAAACTAAAACAAAATCTCTAATCAATGAATTAAAAATTGGTGAAAAGAGTAGTAAAATCAGAAATTTTGACCGCAATAAAAATCTTGAAATGCTAAAAGCTAATTTTCAAAAATAATGCCAGAGTATATAATTAGTGAAAAGGCATTAGAAGATATTAATAACATTTGGATTTATACGGCGGAAAATTGGTCTTTTGAACAAGCAGATCGATATTATAACTTAATCATTGACGAAATTGAATATATCGTCGATAATTTAGATATGGCTCGTGACTTTGGGAAAATTAGAAAATCATATAGATACTCAAAAGTAAAATCACATTTAATTTTCTTTAAAAAAGACAAAGCAAATGAAATTGAAGTCGTTAGAATTTTACACGAAAGAATGGATATTGAAAACCGATTAGCGGAATAAATAAAAAAGCTACTGCTAACACTTGCTACTAGTAATTTGGGCATTTGGCTTAATGGAAAGTTGGTTTTGCATTTGGGATGATTTGGCAAATCCGAAAATAGGGCTTAATTTAGTCCCAAACCCGCTGATTACTATGAAATTACCAAATAAAAATTCATAAAAAAAGCCATCTATTTTTTGCGAATAATTAATAACTTTGGTTTAGAAAAAACAAAAAAGTCTTGCGAAGGGGAAGAGCATTTTTTTCTCTTTCCTTTCAAAAGAAATTTTATTTAATGTTTTTTTTACGCTACTTGTCTTTTTTCAAACATTTTGTTTTCTCTTATGCATGCACATACTCTATGTACAAGTTTGTTCCTAACATTGTTTATGATAAGCATCTTGTTTTTACCTTCTTCCACCTTTCGATTAAAATAATTTTTTAATTCTGGATCACTGGTAATTGCTGACAAGGCACACATATGAAGCTGTTTTTTTAATTTTTTGTTAGCCACATAATGGACTTTTGGTTTTGAGCGAATACTTTTCCCCGAGGTATGTTCAAAAGGTACAACACCTGCATAACAAGCCAGTTGGCGAGGAGTTGTATACATTGTAAATTCGTTTGTAAAACAAATCAAAAACAAAGCCGTTACTTTTCCTATGCCAATAACAGATGTGACAAGAGTGAAAATTCTAGAAATATTTTCATCGTCACTTATTGTTTTGTCCAATTGTTTTTCAATGTTTTTTAGATCCAAATCAATTCCCTTGATGGTGCTTTTCTGTAGTTTTTCAGAGAGTCTGGCTACTTCCAAATCAAAGGCTTTGAGTTCTTTTACATTTCGCAACAAAGAAGCTTTTGTTGCAACTAATTTTTCCCGCAGGGACAAAAGATTTCTCATTTTGTTGATTTCCATTCTGGGAGCATTAAAAATAACTGCTTCCTCCACATTTTTCATGGCATAAAAAGCAATTCTTTGGGCATCAACTTTGTCGTTTTTGCCTCTTTGAACCCCAATGCTGCGAATAATTTTCAGTGACATTTCGACCCAAAGTGAGAACTTTTCAATCATTAGACATTTGATTATTAACTTACCGTACATTCCTGTGTGTTCTAAACAAACAAGCGTGTTTTCAAACGTCGAACCTTGTTCCTTGAGCCATTTGCAAAGGGACTTGATTCCTTTGTAATCATTTACAAACTGGCTGTGAATTGATTTTTCTTTATTTCTATCCAAAATTACTACGGCATCAAAATATTCTTTTGACACATCAATACCTAAAAAATGTTTAAATTTACTCATAAGAAAAGATTTTAAGGATTAGCAACCAAATTATTGAACACACTCGTAACCTTGAAAATAGGCCTTAAAACCTGAATTACTATTTGATGCTTGCTCAATATAAACTGACAAAGTCCTAATCAGCGGATAAGTCTAAAAACTTTGTAGTACCAATGGTGTACTTTGTCAGTTTGGTTGTTAATTTAAATTTACGAATAATTTATTATGCAAATCTAAAGGTAGTACCAAGGGAACGTCGAACTGCCTAAAAATCTAAAACAAATTCTCTGAGAATCGTATATTTAATGTTCTTTTAAAGAACTAGGATTCTAAAACAAAATGTAAAAAAGGACCTTACTAGACATCACGCTTTTTAAAGAAAATATAAAATAGAAAAAATGACAAAAATTACTTTAATAACAGGTGCAACTTCAGGAATAGGAAAAGCTACCGCAATTAAATTAGCCGAAAACGGATATAATTTAATACTGTGCGGACGCCGCGAGGAGAAACTGAAAAAATTGAAAAATGTATTATCAAAGACTATAAAAATTCACAGTTTGATTTTTGATGTTCGCGACAGAAAAGAAGTTGAACTTCAAATTAATTCTTTACCAAATGAATGGAAAAATATTGACGTACTAGTGAATAGTGCCGGTAATGCTCACGGACTCTCTTCTATCCAAAATGGAGAAATTGACGATTGGGACGCGATGATTGACGGAAATGTAAAAGGACTGTTGTATGTTTCAAGAGCAATAATTCCACAAATGGTAGAAAGAAAAAAAGGCCATATCATAAATTTGAGTTCAGTCGCGGGAAAACAAACCTATGCCAACGGTGCCGTTTATTGTGCTTCAAAAAAAGCAGTAGAAGCCATAAGCGAAGGAATGAGACTCGACTTAACCGAACATGGAATCAAAATAACCAATATCGCGCCGGGTGCAGTTGCAACAGAATTTTCGGAAATTAGATTCAAAGGAGATAAAGAAAAAGCTCAAAAAGTGTATGAAGGCTACGACCCATTATTAGCGGAAGATATAGCCGATTTTATATCTTATGCAGTCAATGCTCCCGATAGAGTAACCATTGCAGATGTGACAATATATTCTAAAGCACAATCTGCACCTACGACCATTTATAAAAAATAAAAGTGAATGTATAACTCAATAGTATTTGCACACTACTTCTAAAGTTTAAATTTCATAAAATTATAATAACCTCGTTTAAATCATTTTTAAACGAGGTTATTTTTTGTATTTAACCTAAAGACAATAAAATTATAATTTATAAATAAATTTGTATATTATAAGTACACTTACTATATTTGTACTTATTAAAAAATAAATTCTTAAAAATAATATTTATGTGGACAAAATCATATTCAATAGTGACTAATGACGTTAGTAAAGAACAAATGTGGAAACTCTTTTCCGATGTAAATAATTGGCATACTTGGGATACAGGTATTGAATTTCCGAAATTAGAAGGCAAATTTGAAAAAGGGAATCATTTTATGTTTCAACCCAAAGGAGGTCCAAAATTAAAAATTGAAATAATTGAAGCAATAGAAAATCAAAATTTCACTGACTTTACAAAATTTCCATTAGCAAAAATGTATGGAGAACATACATTTGTAGACACACCAGACGGGCTAGAAATCACAACAACCATGAAAGTGGAAGGGATTTTGAGTTTTCTTTGGATAAAATTAGTCGCACAAAAAATTGTAGATACATTAGCAACGGATATGGAAGTACAAATAAAAACAGCTTCAAAACTATGAGTAAAGTAAAATATTGGATAGCCACAATCTCCAAAGAACATACAATGAGAGGTATTGCAGGTGGTTTTATGCAAGTGTGTCATGGCAAAGAAGCTCCTTTAAAACGAATGAGAAAAGGGGATTACTTACTTATTTATTCTTCAAAAATCACAATGGAAGGAAACGAAAAGTGCCAAGCGTTTACGGCAATCGGAAGAATAAAGGACGATGAAGTGTATCAATTTCAAATGTCAGAAACCTTCAAACCCTTTAGAAAAAACATTGAATTTTTAGAATGTGAAGAAACCTCAATCATTCCGTTAATTGATGATCTTGAATTTATTCCAAACAAAAAATCTTGGGGATATCCATTTCGCTTCGGTTTCTTTGAAATTAACGAAAATGATTTTAACTTTATAACTTCCAGAATGCTTCAAAATCAAGTAACTTTCCAGATTCCTTTAAATCAATAAATACAAATGAGTAAATCCACAGACAACACATTTAGTGTAGAAAAACCAGAAGAAAGTTCAGGCTTTTTATTATGGCAGGTTACCAACCTTTGGCAAAGACAAATAAAAAAAGCATTGGAACCTTATGGACTTACACATTCACAATTTGTATTATTGGCCAGCATTCATTGGCTATCCCTCCATCAACAGGAAGTA
Coding sequences within:
- a CDS encoding helix-turn-helix domain-containing protein; this translates as MEPTKKGHCPKIEYKKIGFDLKLSIIDQISNGQISLNHASKLHGISRSSITYWMKKLRSFEQNSKTMSKNQELKKLKERIEELEFIKDFQQMIIADFEVSTNLDFAKKSLPEALLKEVEKKKKDLLKSNGSPGASE
- a CDS encoding integrase core domain-containing protein; protein product: MRVQLVKDALEMAVKSRRYKHENLIHHSDRGMQYCCPDFAEFAKSKNIILSTTQNSSPYENAVAERINGILKHEFGLNKTIPDLKTAQKMVKQAIEIYNNERRHCSLGMKTPEFAHVNQIHKYKSYKKNKIAILVA
- a CDS encoding type II toxin-antitoxin system RelE/ParE family toxin, with translation MEEKRKTRTIIFYKDYFEEFFVKQREKVRAKIIWTFDLIEEVDKVPETYLKHIESTDGLYEIRIQQSSDIFRIFCFFDKGKIVVLANGFQKKTQKTPKKEIEKALKIMEEYKNEK
- a CDS encoding helix-turn-helix domain-containing protein, yielding MKNNNIKTLSEFKDKHYGKVGTTERDQLDSGYEQFKLGVLIHEARLEKGMTQEQLAIKCGTTKSYISRIENNVKEVRLSTLQKIVELGLGGHLELSIKL
- a CDS encoding IS110 family transposase, which produces MSKFKHFLGVDVSKEYFDAVVILDRNKEKSIHSQFVNDYKGIKSLCKWLKEQGSTFENTLVCLEHTGMYGKLIIKCLMIEKFSLWVEMSLKIIRSIGVQRGKNDKVDAQRIAFYAMKNVEEAVIFNAPRMEINKMRNLLSLREKLVATKASLLRNVKELKAFDLEVARLSEKLQKSTIKGIDLDLKNIEKQLDKTINEDENISRIFTLVSSVIGIGKVTALFLICFTNEFTMYTTPRQLACYAGVVPFEHTSGKSIRSKPKVHYVANKKLKKQLHMCALSAITSDPELKNYFNRKVEEVKNKMLIINNVRNKLVHRVCACIRENKMFEKRQVA
- a CDS encoding type II toxin-antitoxin system ParD family antitoxin; protein product: MARNTSILLGDYFENFINEQISTGKYSSVSEVVRTALRVFEQEETKTKSLINELKIGEKSSKIRNFDRNKNLEMLKANFQK
- a CDS encoding type II toxin-antitoxin system RelE/ParE family toxin → MPEYIISEKALEDINNIWIYTAENWSFEQADRYYNLIIDEIEYIVDNLDMARDFGKIRKSYRYSKVKSHLIFFKKDKANEIEVVRILHERMDIENRLAE
- a CDS encoding IS110 family transposase is translated as MSKFKHFLGIDVSKEYFDAVVILDRNKEKSIHSQFVNDYKGIKSLCKWLKEQGSTFENTLVCLEHTGMYGKLIIKCLMIEKFSLWVEMSLKIIRSIGVQRGKNDKVDAQRIAFYAMKNVEEAVIFNAPRMEINKMRNLLSLREKLVATKASLLRNVKELKAFDLEVARLSEKLQKSTIKGIDLDLKNIEKQLDKTISDDENISRIFTLVTSVIGIGKVTALFLICFTNEFTMYTTPRQLACYAGVVPFEHTSGKSIRSKPKVHYVANKKLKKQLHMCALSAITSDPELKNYFNRKVEEGKNKMLIINNVRNKLVHRVCACIRENKMFEKRQVA
- a CDS encoding SDR family NAD(P)-dependent oxidoreductase, translating into MTKITLITGATSGIGKATAIKLAENGYNLILCGRREEKLKKLKNVLSKTIKIHSLIFDVRDRKEVELQINSLPNEWKNIDVLVNSAGNAHGLSSIQNGEIDDWDAMIDGNVKGLLYVSRAIIPQMVERKKGHIINLSSVAGKQTYANGAVYCASKKAVEAISEGMRLDLTEHGIKITNIAPGAVATEFSEIRFKGDKEKAQKVYEGYDPLLAEDIADFISYAVNAPDRVTIADVTIYSKAQSAPTTIYKK
- a CDS encoding SRPBCC family protein codes for the protein MWTKSYSIVTNDVSKEQMWKLFSDVNNWHTWDTGIEFPKLEGKFEKGNHFMFQPKGGPKLKIEIIEAIENQNFTDFTKFPLAKMYGEHTFVDTPDGLEITTTMKVEGILSFLWIKLVAQKIVDTLATDMEVQIKTASKL
- a CDS encoding EVE domain-containing protein; its protein translation is MSKVKYWIATISKEHTMRGIAGGFMQVCHGKEAPLKRMRKGDYLLIYSSKITMEGNEKCQAFTAIGRIKDDEVYQFQMSETFKPFRKNIEFLECEETSIIPLIDDLEFIPNKKSWGYPFRFGFFEINENDFNFITSRMLQNQVTFQIPLNQ